One part of the Sphingopyxis sp. PAMC25046 genome encodes these proteins:
- a CDS encoding Crp/Fnr family transcriptional regulator produces MPPELAPRGVDLLLRKLLNHSLLSTDDQNAIAALPFTRRRLDPGSIIIREGERCDICPILLAGFAYRHKMTGDGGRQIVALKLPGDPLDFQSLYLGRADHTVQTLTSVELAIVPNRELERLIMARSSLARAVVVDIVIEASIGREWLLNIGRRNALARLAHLICEIHHRLAISATSLVESDLPITQEQLADLLGLTPVHINRTLKELERAGAILRNGRRIRIGDLDRLCDLADFSDLYLHAHEAPDDRNVRKGG; encoded by the coding sequence ATGCCTCCTGAACTTGCCCCCCGCGGCGTCGATCTTCTGCTACGCAAGCTTTTGAATCACAGCCTTCTCTCGACCGACGACCAGAATGCGATCGCCGCTCTCCCCTTCACGCGGCGTCGTCTTGATCCGGGCAGCATCATCATTCGCGAAGGCGAACGGTGCGACATTTGCCCGATCCTGCTTGCGGGTTTTGCCTATCGGCACAAAATGACCGGCGACGGCGGACGACAGATCGTCGCGCTCAAGCTTCCGGGCGACCCGCTCGATTTCCAGTCGCTCTATCTCGGCCGAGCCGATCATACGGTTCAGACGCTGACCTCGGTCGAACTGGCGATCGTTCCCAACCGCGAACTCGAGCGGCTGATCATGGCGCGCTCGTCGCTTGCTCGCGCGGTGGTCGTCGACATCGTGATCGAGGCATCGATCGGCCGCGAATGGCTGCTCAACATCGGGCGCCGCAATGCGCTTGCGCGGCTCGCTCACCTGATCTGCGAAATTCATCACCGTCTGGCGATCAGCGCCACGAGCCTTGTAGAGAGCGACCTGCCGATAACCCAAGAGCAGCTCGCCGACCTGCTCGGGCTCACGCCGGTACATATCAACCGCACGCTGAAGGAGCTGGAACGCGCGGGAGCGATCCTGCGCAACGGCAGGCGCATTCGGATCGGTGACCTCGATCGTCTCTGCGATCTTGCGGACTTCAGCGATCTCTATCTCCACGCCCATGAGGCGCCAGATGACCGCAACGTCAGGAAGGGTGGCTAG
- a CDS encoding integrase arm-type DNA-binding domain-containing protein, producing MQLTDAAVRQAKPKDKSYKMADSQGLYIQVMPSGSKHWKMKYRFAGREKKLSFGEYPRVSLRDARSLRDEARNQITKGIDPSLEKRRNRLRGHVAAGNSFSDISREYCDKRRRDGDKAWAPSTAKRCEYLLSLLDSSIGKMPIDEIEPIDVLAAVRKIEAKGKLESSRRTMQLAGAVFRYAVASARLKSDPTRDLRGALINPTVTHYGAITDASQVGPLLRAIDAYKSQGMTDWALKLAPHVFVRPGELRSAQWEEFDLEARVWTIPAEKTKMRKPHHVPLSRQSVELVEQIRSITAPWSYIFPSLWSRKRPMSDNTLNAALRRMGYASSEMTAHGFRAMASTLLNESGKWSYDAIERALAHGDNNRVRAAYHRGAHWEERVTMAQWWSDYLDERRADVGQKGDEGSALSAAPEITSSSSGSVVINHDLGWRRSRGRR from the coding sequence ATGCAGTTGACAGACGCCGCCGTTCGCCAGGCGAAGCCCAAGGACAAATCCTATAAAATGGCGGACAGTCAGGGACTCTACATTCAGGTCATGCCGTCGGGCAGCAAGCACTGGAAGATGAAGTATCGATTCGCCGGCCGCGAAAAGAAGCTGAGTTTCGGCGAATATCCTCGGGTTTCCCTTCGCGATGCGCGCAGCCTTCGCGACGAAGCGCGCAATCAGATCACGAAGGGCATTGATCCGTCCCTCGAAAAGCGCCGGAATCGGCTTCGTGGGCATGTCGCGGCCGGGAATAGCTTCAGCGATATCAGTCGTGAATATTGCGACAAGCGACGCCGCGATGGCGACAAGGCATGGGCGCCTTCGACCGCGAAGAGGTGCGAATATCTTCTGAGCCTGCTGGACAGCTCGATTGGCAAAATGCCGATCGACGAGATCGAGCCAATTGATGTGCTTGCGGCGGTTCGAAAGATAGAGGCCAAGGGGAAACTGGAGAGCTCGCGGCGGACGATGCAGCTCGCTGGAGCGGTCTTTCGCTATGCAGTTGCGTCGGCCCGCCTGAAGTCGGATCCGACCCGCGACCTGCGCGGAGCGCTCATCAATCCCACCGTCACACATTATGGCGCGATCACGGATGCGAGTCAGGTCGGACCGCTCTTGCGTGCCATCGACGCGTACAAGAGCCAGGGCATGACCGATTGGGCCTTGAAGCTGGCGCCGCATGTGTTCGTGCGTCCGGGAGAGTTGCGCAGCGCCCAGTGGGAGGAATTTGACCTCGAAGCCCGCGTCTGGACCATTCCCGCCGAGAAGACCAAGATGCGCAAACCGCATCATGTGCCGCTGTCTCGCCAATCGGTCGAGCTGGTCGAACAAATTCGGTCGATTACCGCGCCATGGAGCTATATTTTTCCGTCTTTATGGTCACGGAAGCGCCCGATGTCCGACAACACGCTCAATGCCGCGCTCAGGCGGATGGGCTACGCCAGTAGCGAAATGACGGCGCACGGTTTTCGGGCGATGGCCAGCACGCTCCTCAATGAATCCGGCAAATGGTCCTATGATGCGATCGAACGCGCGCTGGCGCATGGCGACAACAATCGGGTGCGCGCGGCCTATCATCGCGGCGCGCATTGGGAGGAGCGCGTTACCATGGCGCAATGGTGGTCCGACTATCTCGACGAGCGGCGGGCCGATGTTGGTCAAAAGGGCGACGAGGGATCAGCGCTTTCAGCGGCGCCGGAAATCACATCCTCAAGTTCGGGCAGTGTTGTGATCAATCATGATCTTGGATGGCGGCGATCGCGCGGCCGTCGCTAG
- a CDS encoding MbcA/ParS/Xre antitoxin family protein: MATQLASQTDQGRVLSEAVARVAACWKLTNDQLGAVVGISAATASRLRSGSYQLQRSEKAFELGQYLVRLFRSLDALMGSDDAASMSWLKSENIDLGGRPIDLIRSIRGLSDVADYVDDYRARV, from the coding sequence GTGGCAACGCAGCTCGCCTCGCAGACGGATCAGGGCCGGGTTCTTTCGGAAGCCGTCGCGCGCGTCGCGGCGTGCTGGAAATTGACCAACGACCAATTGGGCGCGGTTGTCGGCATTTCTGCAGCTACCGCGTCGCGTCTGCGTTCGGGCAGCTATCAGCTTCAACGGTCCGAAAAGGCGTTCGAGCTCGGGCAATATCTGGTCCGGCTGTTTCGCAGCCTCGACGCCCTTATGGGGAGCGACGATGCCGCGTCGATGTCCTGGCTGAAATCCGAGAACATCGATCTGGGCGGCAGGCCGATCGACTTGATCCGCTCCATTCGCGGGCTGAGCGACGTCGCCGACTATGTCGATGACTACCGCGCCCGCGTCTGA